The genomic interval ATTGGGATATCGGGCAGGAAATGATTTTCGCTTATGTAACTTTCCTGGCGCTCTTTTAAACAAAGAGAATAAGGAAGACTAATTTAAAGAGACCGTAACGATGTTGATCGTTACGGTCTCTTGATTTTGGGAACTAAAACGCCTTAGAGCCATTGACAATTGCTTCACTTTGTGAGAAGTAAAGATTTAGTTAAGCTTTTTATTGGCCTTATAAGGTCCTCATTTTTCCTTTTTGGCTGCTGACGTTAATTATACCAAGCGAGCTCAATTTCGGGACTTTAACGAGAACTTCAAGACGTTCGATGTTTAGGATTATTACTGGCCTAGGGAGGAATTGAGAAGCATCTTCTTCAAGAGGAAACTTTGCAAACCAGACATCACCATTATTAATAGTCATTATTTTTAAGGTCTTTGTACATCTCATCCCATTCTGTCTCGGTAAGCCAGGTATCATCTTTTGGGATTACAGTAAGACCGGATTTATTAATTCTGGTATTAGATTTGGCAATCTTATCAATAACATCTTTATTTTTAATTATGAAGTCAGTAAAGACTGTGTCCTCTTTTTTTTGAGGTATTGGCATATTATCCATCTCCTCACGATTATACTTCTTATCCATGTCATACCATCCCTAACAAGTTATTTTCAATAAATATTATATCCATTTTTTAGAATATAGAAGGTTATTGTCGGATGTGCATGGAATTAATTGTAATTATCTGGAGATGGACACTACACATAACACGGGATTTACGCAACTTTATTAATATGAATGTGTTATGACGCTACGTAAATCCCTGAATGTTAGTGCGCCAAGCAAAGCTTGGTACTTCTTGCAAGGTGAGAGTCCTTGCTGGGCAAGGTCTAGCCAACTACCCATATCGCGTGTTGCGCCAAAACTGGCAACAGCAAGGTGAAGCGTATACAGAGAACCATATAGGCTACAGGGAGAACCGTAACTCCTGAAGTGTCAGAAGCAACTTAGATTTGAGTTTTGAGCTGGATTACGGAAGCGAATACTCTTGAAGAGCCCGGTGCGATAATTCCGCACGCCGGGATTCTGTGCGGGGGGTGTCGGGTAACCGGCATCTCTACTGTGACGACGACATTCCGGAGGTATGAAATATGAATGTTTTGATTATTGGTGGAACAGGTTTTTTAGGAAGGAACTTAACCAAGGAGTTAATGTCTAGTGGTTATAAAGTATCTGTTATAACAAGAAATCGGCAATTCACAGCAGACAAAGTTGAAAATAATGTTGATCTAATAGAGTGGGATAATATTTCTCCGCTATCTTCAATTTATGATTTTAAGGAATTTGATGTAGTTATTAATTTTGCAGGAGAATCAATCGGTAACCATCGTTGGTCCAATTTAGTTAAGCAAGAGATATTGAATAGTAGGATAAATACTACTCGTTCCATTGTTAACGCTATAAACGATGGGACTATGAATCCAAAAGTTCTAATAAACGCTTCAGCTGTAGGATACTATGGGCCTCGTCAGGATGATAAGATAGCCGAGAGTGAAGGTCCTGGACAGGATTTTCTTGCGGAAGTTTGCAAGAAATGGGAAGATGAAGCTTACAAGGTCCAAAATGAATTTACACGAGTCGTTACTATTCGTATTGGGGTAGTATTGGGTAGCCAAGGTGCTCTTACAAGAATGGTTATACCCTTTAAATATTACATCGGTGGTCCATTAGGTAAAGGAAATCAGTGGCTTCCGTGGATTTACATTCAAGATCTAATCAGGATGTTTAGATTTATAATCGAACATGATGAGGTTACTGGTCCTGTAAATGGAACAGCACCAGAACCAGTAAGAATGAAAGGCTTTTCAAAGATTTTAGGAGAAGTCTTAAAGAGACCATCATGGTTTCCAGTTCCCGAATTTGTATTGAAAATCGCATTAGGCCAAATGTCTGAAATGTTATTACATGGTCAAAGGGCTATTCCCCAAAAAATTAGTGATATTGGTTTCGAGTTTAAATTTCCTGATTTAAGGTCTGCTCTAGAGGATGCTTTGAGGAATCGGAACGTTGTCTAACACGGCATTACCTCAACTTTGCCAATATGCATGCGGTTGGGACGCTGCGGGAATGCCTGAACGGTATCTACAATCCTAGTATATTTGTTTTTTATCTGGGCTATATGAATGATTTTGTTAATTACTGCACAATGAATGCTTGCCCGGCGGAAATGCAAAACGTTAGATGTATTCCCATGCGAGTTGCCTCCGCGACATCGTGTCGCTAAGAAAATCTATGGAGGATAAAATGATTTCAATCAATTTCGAGAAATGTAAACATTGTACTGTTTGTATCAATCGTTTTAAAGGTTATTGCA from Dehalobacter sp. carries:
- a CDS encoding TIGR01777 family oxidoreductase, encoding MNVLIIGGTGFLGRNLTKELMSSGYKVSVITRNRQFTADKVENNVDLIEWDNISPLSSIYDFKEFDVVINFAGESIGNHRWSNLVKQEILNSRINTTRSIVNAINDGTMNPKVLINASAVGYYGPRQDDKIAESEGPGQDFLAEVCKKWEDEAYKVQNEFTRVVTIRIGVVLGSQGALTRMVIPFKYYIGGPLGKGNQWLPWIYIQDLIRMFRFIIEHDEVTGPVNGTAPEPVRMKGFSKILGEVLKRPSWFPVPEFVLKIALGQMSEMLLHGQRAIPQKISDIGFEFKFPDLRSALEDALRNRNVV